In Candidatus Fusobacterium pullicola, a genomic segment contains:
- a CDS encoding ribosomal-processing cysteine protease Prp, with the protein MTKIEIYRNKGRIVGYKATGHSGYAEYGEDIVCAALSMALQLPLGGMQDVLDIYPKFEIDSDGYLSVDMRGMDNKGKEKELDTLLESMVLMIRSLSRDYPKNIKLVEKEEK; encoded by the coding sequence ATGACAAAAATAGAAATTTATAGAAATAAAGGTAGAATTGTAGGTTACAAGGCTACTGGACATTCAGGCTATGCTGAATATGGTGAAGATATAGTTTGTGCTGCACTTTCTATGGCATTACAGCTACCTTTAGGGGGAATGCAAGATGTGTTAGATATCTATCCTAAGTTTGAAATAGACTCTGATGGATACTTAAGTGTAGACATGAGAGGTATGGACAATAAAGGAAAAGAGAAAGAGCTAGACACTTTATTAGAAAGCATGGTATTAATGATAAGAAGTTTATCAAGGGATTATCCTAAAAATATAAAGCTTGTTGAGAAGGAGGAAAAATAG
- the rplU gene encoding 50S ribosomal protein L21 → MYAVIKTGGKQYKVTEGDVLRVEKLNAEVNTTVELTEVLLVANGETVKVGTPVVEGAKVVAEVVAQGKGAKVVNFKYKPKTGYHRKKGHRQQFTEIKVTSINA, encoded by the coding sequence ATGTACGCAGTTATAAAAACTGGTGGTAAACAATACAAAGTTACAGAAGGTGACGTATTAAGAGTAGAGAAATTAAATGCTGAAGTTAACACAACTGTAGAATTAACTGAAGTTCTTTTAGTAGCTAATGGAGAAACTGTAAAAGTTGGAACTCCTGTAGTAGAAGGAGCTAAAGTAGTTGCAGAAGTTGTTGCTCAAGGTAAAGGAGCTAAAGTAGTTAACTTCAAATACAAGCCAAAAACAGGATACCACAGAAAAAAAGGTCACAGACAACAATTTACTGAAATTAAAGTTACTTCAATAAACGCTTAA